Genomic DNA from Ruminococcus sp. OA3:
ATTCATTCTCTTGGCATCAGGGCAACTTATATTGGATATCAATATTTACGCTATGCTCTGCTGCTCTGCCTCAAAGACGAAAACTATATCTTGTTTGTCTGGAAATGGCTGTACGGTGACGTCGCGAAACATTTTGGCAAGACTCGAAGCAGCGTGGAGCGGGCGCTGCGCACAGTTGTAACAGCATGCTGGA
This window encodes:
- a CDS encoding sporulation initiation factor Spo0A C-terminal domain-containing protein, with protein sequence MKEITELIHSLGIRATYIGYQYLRYALLLCLKDENYILFVWKWLYGDVAKHFGKTRSSVERALRTVVTACWNYGNRDLLHNIAGYHLEQCPAVGEFIAILYHHLEKSTNKI